One Glycine max cultivar Williams 82 chromosome 8, Glycine_max_v4.0, whole genome shotgun sequence genomic window, TGTTAGATTGTTGTCCCTTCCTCAGGTTGCACTCATAAGCTTTATGACCTGTTTTGCCACAAACATAGCACTCACCCTTTCTTTTCTGAATCTTGTTATCACCTTTGTTGATATTAGTGTGTGTTTTCTTTTGTCCTTTTTCTGAAatcgtttttcttttcctttcgaCCTGTGTTGATCAACAAATTCAACAATATTAGCATTAACTGAATTTACAGAATGTAAAACATGCTTATCTTGAGTCTCAAAAATATGTAATCATACATATTGAGTCTCAATAATCCTTTAAGATATACACATAAACTGTGAAAGAGTTAACTTCTTTAGATATTATATGATCATGTATCCactaatctttttttatcttaataaaacattaaaaattacaatgacAAATATACGACCCCTAATCACACCATACATATActatcacataattttttttatttttttactgcatttaattatataatacattaaaattgataaccatatatattaaaaaaactaagaaaatcaagtttttgtacttaaaattgataaccatatatattaaaaatgctaatatttttgtacttaattgtaattcataaaattataagaactaaaaaaatctagtttaaaataaaaacgactcaaataaattataagtctaaattattttaaaataaatatcacttccaaactataaaaacaaaaacttaccaatgaattatgaaactatacctatttaaaaatattttaaataaaaaaaataattaaatttaaataaacaataaaacaaatttaaaaaaattaacttgcgGATTATCAATTCATAAGTAActtatggattgacaatccatatCTTATTTACGAATTGATAATCCGTAAACACTATACGGTTAACAATTCATAAGATTattatggattaaaaaaaacaaaaaaaaaattaacttacggATTACTAATcgataaattagttacgaattaTCAATCCATAAATTTTATACATAGAAAAAATCTAGATCTAATAAAAGTTGCCGCTTACTTCCGCCTTTAACAGTCAACAAAGCAAAAGccgaaaacaaaaaacataggAATAAGACCAAAACCCATGACATCagtcaacaaaaataataagaagGCAACCCACAATGATTGGCAGCATACCTATCCCTAATAAACAAAGGGAGCAAGTTTCACCACTTATCTCTAATCTATCATCTATCCCATAATTGGCAAGACCATCAGCATACATTTTACCTTATCTCAGTTATCTGTAAATGTGAGAGGACAGGAAAAGCATTTCCTTGGTAAGTCTAATACAATGTTTCCATATACTTTTCAAGTCCAAGGAACATTAGTTAGCGCAAAAATTACTAATCTATAGTCACACTCTAACCACAATTTTGTCCAGCCCACTGAATGGGCATATTCAATTGCAGGATTGAATTCGGTCCTAACATTTTAGAGGCTTCaagcataaaaataataaggggCCCTTGTATAtatagatgttttttttaaataaatatatattactctGCATATGGATGGGTcgctctacttttttttttcttaatactgAAACTGTGCTtagattaaaaagtaaaatattcaaaaatataaaaaattgtaagaaaaaatataaaaagtcatttgtattttttttttcaaactactTTTTGGTGAATAAAAGGAGTTGGATCCTAtccattactaaaaaaaatgggcatctccatttttattatttttcacataaCACATGGCACTACAAATCAAAGGCTAAGATCCTTCCCTTATCTGTTGGCTGATACGCGTATGCAGTACACTCCATTCCATGCATTTCTCTTGTTGTTCTCTTTCTATTTTCAGTTTTTAcattcaatagttttttttcataattttcattttgtccCTGTTTAAGCAATGTGTCAACAGGATGTTCATTTTGGACATTTTGGTAGCCTATTTTACAAAATTCCCATTTTACCCCTGTTCAAGAGACGTGTCAACAATATAGGAtgtctattttgaattttttgataGTCTATTCTTTTATATAGTTTGATAGATAGATATAGATTACTCGTGCATAGCACGGGTCGCTCTACTACGCTCAGGTTGTTACAttcgataataatttttttcaaaattcccaTTTTGCCCCTATTTAAGTGACGCGTCAATAATATAGTATGTCCATTTTGGACTTTTTAACGACCTATTTTACAAAATTCTCATTTTGCCCATATTTAAGCGACGTGTCAACAATATAGGATGTTCATTATGGACTTTTTGATGGCTTATTATATAGTTTTATAGATAAATATAGATTACCCATACATACACACGGGTCGTTCCACTTTGCTCAAGTTTTCACAttgaatagtattttttttcaaaattctcattttaCCTCTGCTTAAGTGACGTGTCAACAATATAGGACGTTCATGTAGACTTTTTGATGACCTATTTTACAAAATTCTCACTTTGCCTTGCTCAAATGATGTGTTAACAATATAGGATGTTCATTTTGGACTTTTGAACGgcttattcttttatataattttatatagatatatatttacaatttgttaaattttatttgaaattattaattttgatgaatCTTACTTCTAAAtcaatgatttttaataaatttcaatcggTCATAATGAGAGTATTGGAAAAAGAAAGGATGTAAGTGAGAGGGTCTCTAACATTTATCTTAAAAtgatatgttttattatattaagtgAATAAGATGATTTTAATAAACCTCATGTGTGTATGTATAAATACCGGTGATGATACAcctctaaaaaaatatacaactatcatttttaataattttaaaggcTTAACTATTTTtcctaatttttaataaaaataaagaaattagttCATTGTTTGAAGCAAATAAtgtattattcttattattttcagGTTAAAAATTGAGGGTGAATTATGCTTTTAAAACTCTAAACATgaaatctaaataaaataaatattttcattagaatgaattttaaaaactaaatatattttcttcaattgctattttatattctttgtttgatttatataattttttttatggtaagTGAccaattattatgattattttatttgttggcTAATTtactatattaattttaatattataatttaatttttgtattgaaCCCCTCAAAGAAAATGCTTAATTAGCTATGTTGATATAATCTATTATTgtcaaaatattatcattttagattaaaaattacatatatttttatttttttatactaacttttgttttaattcttttataatttaagttttagtttgtgtttcttatttttttaaaaggtgagTTTCttgtcttattaaaaaaaagaaacttctcTTTTTGAATATTTGTTACATAATGATAAGTCagaattaactaaaaaattatttaacattgaTTTATGAATATAAACATTAGAAGGAAAAAACTAACAACCATAAGAATGAtactttttaatcataaattatatattaatttgaataaaaagatataaaatgaaacaataatttcagtctatttatgaaaatattataaaataatatattttttattacatacctatatttttttaaaaaaatttgaaccccTCTTAGTCAGAGGCCCTTGGCCATCACCCCTCTAATCAAGGCTCATGGTCAGGTCTGGATATGATTGATTTAACACCAATAAACATTGAAGCAACTTGTAAAAGCTCCAAAGTAAACCCTAAATAATCTTTCTAAttgtttatctcttcattttatctttttcgttttatctctaaataatattttttttaaaaatattttattataaattcaaattttaatttatgtattaaaaaatatttacttattataaAGGTTACAATTTATGtattaaaatcatttattttaaagtctaattatataaaaaatatttctttgtaTAAAAAGTGGAAAAACAAATAGTTCACATATTTTCAGCCTCATTGCTACGAGGGATCACGtggaatccaaaaaaaaaaaaattccaaaatttaaaCTCATTTTCCCTTCATTATTGCAgttgaacaaaaattaaaaacaaaaacgtaCGCGTTAGTGGAAAATGGAAATATGACCGTTACATAGTGGGGTCCGAAATCTGAATCCGTTTTGAATTTAgttatgattttatttcatcgctttaataaaaataagagcaCAACAAATCTAATGAAGATCCCAAACAACTAGTTCCCACAAAGGAAAGACACTTCACAGTTCacactctttctctttctctctctctgaaGCATCACCGTCACCATGAATACGCAAACCACAAGCCCGGTgatcaaagaagaagaagaaaaggaggaaGGAACAAAGGAAGTGgttcaagaagaagaagaagcgtcTCACCCTTACGCATTTCATGTTTCTGGTCCTCGTAATTTGGCCAACCTTAATTGGAGAGACCTTATAAGTTCGAGCTGGTGGGTACCCATTTCATATTTTGCTTTGATCCATATGAATCTGAGATAAATTTAGCTTTTTGGCTTGTGGGGTTGTTTTTTCTTGGCCCCATTTGGTCAGTTTGAACCTTGGTGGGGAAAGTTTGCAACTTGTGTGGTGTCTCTGTGCTTTGATCCGTTTTGAAGTTGTTAAGTGTGATGGGGTTTGGGATTTTAGCATGAGGTTGCGATGTTTAAGAAATGGGTTTGTCGGGAATTTGAATTTTGCAGTTTCTGATTGAAGGAAGTATCGTGAAATGGAAAATGTAGCAAGTTTTAGCAATTGGGTTTGTAGGGAATTTGAATTTTGCGGTTTGTGATTGAAGGAAGTATCATGATATGGAAAATGTAGCAAATGGGTTTACAGGGAATTTgaattttactgttttttttttttttttgctgaaagaGTCGTCATGAAATGGAGAACATAGCAAGATTTATCAACTGGGTTTGTCGTGTCATTGTAAATTAGAGATGGGTTTCTTGGATTTTAGAGatctaaatgataaaattagatAGTGGATTCAAATACATGTTTGGGAAAATTTATATTTGCCAAAAaagttgaattaaaatttatttatcatttttaagaataaagaaTTTTGGTGGATgcatatgaaataaattgtGAACTATACATAGGTGTGTTCGACcatgttttcaaaattacaGTGGTCAATGATAATTGATGTGTATCTTCTTTTAGTTTCCTTATATGTTGTTCATCTATTTGACTTATGCGTCTTTGCCTTGTGTTATCAATCAGGGGCTAACTTTTTTACTTTCGGAGATTATTTATGTTAGAATCTCCGTTTTGATACCCAATTTTTTAGTTGCTTTAATTCTTAAGTAATTGGATTAGAGTTTTGGGGACCCTGATTTACGGAATTTCCTCTACTTTTATTAACAATAACATCAATGTGATTTTTTCTATTAGGATTAGGATATGTCTTCGACAAATACTTGATTAATGATTAGTCGACTTAGAATTATGCACTGgctattaaattattaactataCCTGGGATGCATGGGTAAAGACTAAAAtttcatctttaattttaatttatgacatGGGTCTTTTATAGGCTGAATTTTGCTACCCTTTACTTTAGTTAATATTATCATTGgtaaataaaaagaatcatatAGTTTTCCCCTttgtaaaaactaatttttgcttcttagtttttgttttctccTTGAATTCTGTTGCTTTCATTTAAGAGTTCTGTTTGACATAATTGCAATGGCTTGGCACTACGACTATTTTGAATCAGATATGTTGGGTTTTGACCATTGACTATAGGTGGTTGAGGAAGTTCTGAATAATCAGAACCTATTAGATATAATTGAACTCCTTcagattttatttcttttgatgcttttaacAAACTAAATGCTCAGAATCTGATATTTTATTGGCCGGGGGTTGGTTTACATGATATTCAATATTCAATAGTTTTATACGTGAACATGTCTTTGCTATCTATACCATATTGATCATGCCCGTTACACTcattttgaagtttttaaatTGGTTCATGTTGCATAATCATTTCTGTTGATGTAGACATATACTTTTCATCGGATTCTGAAATTTAGTCAACCGTAATTTTGAGGCTAAGATCAATGATGAGTTGAAGTCCATTTGATGAGGACTTTGTGTTAAACATTGTTTCTACTTTATAAATCTCTATTTGTATTCGTAAGCCACTGAAATGTATTATCTTATGAAATTCGCCCATAGTCCATAGATCTATTTCACCATTGGCTCAGAAACCAAGTCAGTATAAGCGGTTATTATAAACTTCTTAagactaatttaattttaaaacatttgaaaatcatgaactttttcttattcttttatgctttaactttattttttcataacaaTTTTTCACTCTGTGGTCTATGCTTGTAACTCAAGAGTTTCACATTACCATTAACTCTATCAAGAGTGCCTTATTCTTCATGTCATTTTGAACATGAAGGAAAAGCATCCATGCTTTACTGGCACTGAATACATTCTTTCAATGTGTATTGATAACTATTTTGTTGTATGCAGGAAGGATGCAAATTACAAAAGAACTGTCATTGCTTGCTTTATACAGGCAGTTTACCTGCTTGAACTCGATAGACAGGAGAACCGAACGCAAGAAAATGCTCTAGCCCCAAATTGGTGGATTCCCTTCAAGTACAAGCTCACACAAACATTGATTGATGAAAGAGATGGATCCATTTTTGGGGCAATACTTGAATGGGACAGATCTGCAGCAATGGCAGACTTAGTACTACTTAGACCAAGTGGTGCCCCCAAAGCTGTTTTAGCGCTAAGAGGAACGTTACTCAAAAGCCCTACAATGCGAAGAGACATTGAAGACGACCTTCGTTTTCTTGCCTGGGAAAGCCTGAAGGGCTCTGTCAGGTTTAAAGTAGCTCTGGAGGTACTAAAGTCGGTTTCCGACACATATGGAAGCAGCAATGTTTGCATTGCAGGGCATTCGTTGGGAGCCGGCTTCGCTCTTCAAGTGGGAAAGGCATTAGCAAAAGAAGGCATTTATGTGGAGACACATTTGTTCAATCCACCTTCTGTTTCCCTAGCCATGAGTCTCAGAAACATTGGAGAAAAGGCTGAGTTAGTTTGGAAGAGACTTAAATCCATGCTTCCTTCTTCGAGTAATGAAGAAGCTCAAGCTGGCAACGATGGAGACAAGAGTTTGAGCATAGGACTAAAGAGTTGGATACCTCGGTTATCATCTAGCTTCAAGAATGCCGGTTTTGGTGTTGGAAAATGGGTTCCTCATCTGTATGTAAACAACAGTGACTATATATGTTGCTCTTATACGGACCCCGAATGCTCAGGAGGAGGAGAGAAGATCAATGATGCTGACAAGGAGAATATTGGTCCGATGAACGGACAAGTTGCGGCAAAACTGTTTGTTGTCTCCAAGGAAAAGCAGAAGTTTCATGAAGCTCATGCCCTGGAACAATGGTGGTCTAGTGATGCACAACTTCAGCAGGCTAATAGCAAACTCATAAGCAGGCAACTTAAATCTTTGTATACAAGTGGCGGTACTTCTCCACAAGTAATGCAGGGAAAATTGCCTAGGTAACAAATGGTGATATTGCTCTGCTTGTTTGTGAAATGAGTTGTTTTAAAAATCTTGGttataataattacaatttggGTTGTGTTCATATCTTGTTACTTTTggttttcttgtatttttcctttaaacAAAATTGTATCAATTTACCTTGTAATATATGAAGTCATTCTTTTATGATTTCATGGTTGGAGTCAAAAACATAAATTCAAATCCATATTCTTCCTATTTAGCTTCCAAGAGTGTGGGAATGGGATGCAGATTTGTCTGCAACCAGGAAACGGCAATTGAATTTTGCTTCCAAATATCAAATTCAGGGAATTCTGCAGTTTCATTGCAAATGAAACAATTGGGTGTAGTATCGTAGTGTGGCATGGCATAACAGTGACGTGAGAAGTTGTAAAGAATTTGCCTTCATTTACCCATCAATATTTGGTCTGCATTTTCACCATTTTAATCCTTGTTCAATTCTTGCACAATAGATAACATTTTCGATCCACTTTAACCGAAGCGCTTTTATAAATtggatcagtttggtttttatttaaaaagcaGATTGGTTTTTTAGGtttcaattcatttatttatttttactcttgCATTGATCGGCTTTCTTAAGTAACTGAATTAATCCGAACCAAAACTCTTTAAAAATGTTTCAGTTAATCGAACCATTTTCATAAAGTGGTtcagtttagttttttttttgccccCAAAACAGTTTGATTTTTTCAAAGttcaatgttggatcaattCGATT contains:
- the LOC100783570 gene encoding GDSL esterase/lipase At4g10955; the encoded protein is MNTQTTSPVIKEEEEKEEGTKEVVQEEEEASHPYAFHVSGPRNLANLNWRDLISSSWKDANYKRTVIACFIQAVYLLELDRQENRTQENALAPNWWIPFKYKLTQTLIDERDGSIFGAILEWDRSAAMADLVLLRPSGAPKAVLALRGTLLKSPTMRRDIEDDLRFLAWESLKGSVRFKVALEVLKSVSDTYGSSNVCIAGHSLGAGFALQVGKALAKEGIYVETHLFNPPSVSLAMSLRNIGEKAELVWKRLKSMLPSSSNEEAQAGNDGDKSLSIGLKSWIPRLSSSFKNAGFGVGKWVPHLYVNNSDYICCSYTDPECSGGGEKINDADKENIGPMNGQVAAKLFVVSKEKQKFHEAHALEQWWSSDAQLQQANSKLISRQLKSLYTSGGTSPQVMQGKLPR